The proteins below come from a single Halictus rubicundus isolate RS-2024b chromosome 13, iyHalRubi1_principal, whole genome shotgun sequence genomic window:
- the LOC143360279 gene encoding tubulin alpha-1C chain isoform X1 encodes MRECISIHIGQAGVQMGNACWELYCLEHGIQPDGQMPSDSTVGYGDDSFNTFFSETGNGKHVPRAVFVDLEPTVVDEVRTGTYRQLFHPEQLITGKEDAANNYARGHYTIGKEIVDITLDRIRRLTDRCRGLQGFLIFHSFGGGTGSGFSSLLMERLSAEYPKKSKLTFSIYPAPQVSTAVVEPYNAILYTHPTLEHCEVAFIVDNQAIYELCRRNLNIDRPTYTNLNRLIGQIVSSITASLRFDGALNVDLTEFQTNLVPYPRIHFPLATYAPVISAEKAGHERITVAEITNSCFEPNHQMVNCDPRRGKYMAVCMLYRGDVVPKDVNAAIAMIKRQKHVHFVEWCPTGFKVGINYQPPTIVPGGDLAKVERAVCCLCNTTAIVDAWARIDHKFDLMYAKRAFVHWFVGEGMEEGEFSEAREDLAALELDYREVQEDAANTEDEEEY; translated from the exons ATG CGGGAGTGTATATCTATCCACATCGGGCAAGCGGGGGTGCAAATGGGCAACGCCTGCTGGGAATTGTATTGTTTGGAGCACGGAATACAACCGGATGGACAAATGCCGAGCGACTCGACTGTGGGCTATGGAGATGACTCTTTCAACACGTTCTTCTCCGAAACGGGCAATGGGAAACACGTTCCCAGGGCGGTGTTCGTCGACCTGGAGCCGACAGTAGTAG ACGAGGTCCGAACCGGCACGTACAGGCAGCTGTTTCATCCGGAGCAGCTGATCACCGGGAAAGAAGACGCCGCGAACAATTACGCGCGGGGACATTACACGATAG GGAAGGAGATCGTGGACATCACACTGGACCGGATCCGTAGGCTAACGGATCGTTGCCGGGGCCTGCAAGGATTTTTAATCTTCCATTCGTTCGGAGGCGGCACCGGGTCCGGGTTTTCCAGTTTGTTGATGGAAAGGCTGTCAGCCGAGTACCCGAAGAAAAGCAAACTGACCTTTAGCATCTACCCGGCGCCGCAG GTATCGACCGCCGTCGTGGAACCGTACAATGCGATTCTTTACACACACCCGACCTTAGAGCACTGCGAAGTGGCCTTCATAGTTGATAATCAA GCGATTTACGAGCTGTGCAGGCGTAACTTGAACATAGACAGACCGACTTACACGAACTTGAACCGTTTGATCGGACAGATCGTGTCCTCGATCACGGCCAGCCTGCGATTCGACGGCGCCCTGAACGTCGATCTCACAGAGTTCCAAACAAACCTGGTGCCCTATCCGCGAATTCATTTCCCTCTC GCTACGTACGCGCCGGTCATATCCGCCGAGAAAGCCGGTCACGAGAGGATCACCGTGGCAGAGATCACAAACTCCTGCTTCGAACCTAATCACCAAATGGTGAACTGCGACCCCCGTAGGGGAAAATACATGGCAGTCTGCATGCTCTACAGGGGCGACGTCGTTCCCAAAGACGTGAACGCGGCGATCGCCATGATCAAACGGCAGAAACACGTCCATTTCGTCGAGTGGTGTCCCACTGGCTTCAAG GTGGGTATTAATTATCAACCGCCAACCATAGTGCCGGGAGGAGATCTCGCTAAGGTAGAAAGAGCCGTGTGCTGTCTTTGCAATACCACGGCCATAGTAGATGCCTGGGCTCGGATCGACCATAAATTCGACCTCATGTACGCCAAACGAGCGTTCGTTCATTG GTTCGTGGGCGAAGGTATGGAGGAGGGCGAGTTTTCTGAAGCCCGGGAAGATTTGGCAGCTTTGGAATTGGATTACCGTGAAGTGCAAGAGGATGCTGCGAACACCGAAGACGAAGAGGAATATTAA
- the LOC143360542 gene encoding COMM domain-containing protein 8 codes for METTQPLYLNLFSEDKVHVLKELLHACVDEICGRPGPSYHRFASSIDWSREEYDETYKLISSLLRNPACLYLSEEKMPQEYHELPEHIQQSILTCLKVRRDQLMNALLKEYSKEEYETLIDFDWRLKLVMGSSKLASVREPLLQLDLMVENKEGRRTLGLELNKDELETFINTVESIVK; via the exons ATGGAAACTACTCAGCCCTTGTATCTTAACCTCTTCAGCGAAGACAAGGTTCATGTCTTGAAGGAG TTGTTGCATGCGTGCGTGGACGAAATATGTGGTAGACCAGGCCCGTCTTATCATCGATTCGCAAGTAGTATAGATTGGAGCAGAGAAGAGTACGATGAGACCTACAAATTAATATCTTCTCTATTACGGAATCCTGCTTGTTTGTACCTGTCCGAGGAGAAG ATGCCTCAAGAGTACCATGAGCTACCAGAACACATTCAACAAAGCATACTAACTTGCCTGAAAGTGCGAAGGGACCAGCTAATGAATGCTTTATTAAAGGAATATTCCAAAGAAGAATATGAAACGTTAATAGACTTTGATTGGAGATTAAAG CTCGTAATGGGATCGAGTAAATTGGCTTCTGTGAGAGAACCTCTTCTTCAGCTGGATCTTATGGTCGAGAACAAGGAAGGACGACGTACATTGGGATTAGAATTAAATAAAGACGAACTGGAGACTTTTATAAACACTGTGGAATCCATAGTGAAATGA